In Gymnogyps californianus isolate 813 chromosome 12, ASM1813914v2, whole genome shotgun sequence, the genomic window ATATATGTGAACATGTGGTGGGTGGAAGCTGCCTTGCCTATTAAGTTTAactataaacagaaaaaggataTGAAATCTGTTGTTCTGCTGACATTGTTTTATGAATCTCTCTAACaatgtgaatttttaaagcttttgcttctagaatatattttcaaaagaagacTTTTAAGTACGCTGTCCCATGCAAGAATATTGAGACACACAAAATCCGAGTGATTTCCATGACCCCAAGTTTACAAGTTTATGGCAGAACCAAGAACAGAACACAGGTTTCTGCCTCCTACTTCTGTGCTGCAATGTTCCCTCTGCAATTAATTAAAACTGATCCTTCTGTGCTTTCCAGCAAAATGCACAATTAGGGGCTGATGCAAGtacactgaagtcaatggaattCTGTTTAGCTCAGTGGCTTTTGGACCACTTCATATATATTTCCTGTAGCTACATCTCTTTCATAAATTGTTGATTTACAGCTACAAAGACTGCCTACATACATGCCATTGGGGGAGATATAACTGCTTGCATactgctgaggttttttttctctttgtagtgATCCTGACCAGGTGACCATTGTATATTGAGGAGTTAATGATCCACAATACAGTTAACCTGAGCAGGCCCAAACCCGTGCTgtgctgagctgagctgtgctgtgggAACAGCTTAGCCTTCGGGCCTGTGTTGGGCTGCACAATTTCCTTGGTCACAGGACAACCTCAGCCAGCTCATTGtaacagaggagcctgcaggcagctcccacttggtaCTGGCAATTACACTACCTGTGTGCCTCATCTTTATCtaaaagtgcagcaagaagttcttATGTGAACTTCTCTTTTGTTCGACAGTAGAAATGATGAATAGAATTCTTTTCTTGTACGAAAATCATGTAATAGCTCAGATGACCCGAACAGAGGAGCTTCTCTTTGCAGACAGGATCTGCGCAGCGTGCCGTGGGAAAATCCATCCCGGGTCTGTCCAACACTGTACAAACATGGGGTTTCCAGCATCTTGTAAGATTTACTatctatattcctctttttattctatCTTATTAAAACATCTATTTTATTAAGCCATTTGTTGTTGGGTCTTTCTTATGGAGATCCAGAAAGAACCCTGCCtactgtttctctctttctcacctCACAAAAGGTAACAATAGAAAATCTTGGGGTTTGGTATCAATAATTTGGACCAGTAACCTACTTCATTTGCTTGCAGATGTTGTACAAGTTGTACAACTAGTAACCTGATTTACAGTGTCATTTCTTGTAAAGACTTTGACCACCATTTTGCATCAAGGACTTTTGCTTAAGGTTTTCCACTGATCTTAGAGATAATATGATCTGCTCAAATTGCTTGCGCAGTCCTAGAAATCTCTGCCACAAGTTTCTATTTCTTGCTGTGTTGCCAAACTATTGCATATGCTTTAACTTATTTCTGCcttaaataaatgatttttgtcactgaaaaataagtataCCATAAGGACCATGTCTTAAACTAATGATACAAAAGGTTAAACGCTTAACTGAAGCTATGCGGACTAGCAATAATCTCCTGCCAAACATAATATTGAGGATAAATCACTGTCCCAACTCAATTCACAGGAGAATGGGTGTATAAAGGGGTAGTATCACAAAGATGTTGTATCTCAGATAAAATATTCACAATTCACACCTCTAACACAAGCATTTTCACAATGACCCATTCTCCATATGCTTATCTACTTCTGCCTCTTTAAAGATCTCAGttccttttttctgattttggttctttttatttaattattttacatttttccccaattggctttttcttggttttgatcTGTTATATTTGAGATATGTCTAACCTAACAAGAAAGCATCTTTCAAGTGTCCTGTCTAGttgtggggttttattttttctttttttccaagttagtTTGTCAATTATCATGTAATAAGTCACGGCAATTATTTAGTTTCattaaatgtgtgtttttttcttacatgaCCACACTTCttcatttcaccttttcttcttATTGAGGAGAAGCCTGAGGAGTAAATTAAACAGGGAAGCCCAGTCGTAAGTTGATTCTGACAGGATTAGGTCTGTGGAGTCCTCAGTCCCATGCCGTTGAAAGTAAGTTGGTCTCATGAATTCATGTACTTGCAGACAGAAACACAGCTTCTTCATTTTGTCAGAAATAATACATCTACCTTGCCATTATGAAACATCCTTGGGAATCAGTGTGAGATGGTCTGCTGTCAGAGTGGGCACTCgaagcttgttttcatttgtgttacCTTGTTTCTGCTGTTGGATGTCTTCTTCTCAGGAGTCTGTTATATTCTGTGCTTCCTGTTCTTAGTAGCTCATGAAGTCAATAGCAGgcagcatctttctttttcttatccaAATCCATCTTTTGTGGTCCTCTGAAATTCTGACTCAATTGtttcaaagacaaaatgcaaACAAGCTAATCCTGGTGAGAGTTCACCAAAGCACAGCAATACGAAGAGGAGCAGGCTAAGGGGTATCTAATTACACTCTTCTGCTACCTAAGGACTAATTACAGAGACAGTCACACTGTTCTCAGGGTTGTACCGCAAAAGGTCAAGAGGCAAGTTTATTTTATAATCCAGTTATATACACTagctgcagcaaggaaaatTTGCATTAGATataaggaacatttttttactgcagaggtagtcaaacactggaatgaGCCTAGACGGACTGCAGAATCTTCATCCTGGAGCCATTCAGGACAGGACCCATAGCAACTTGATCTAACTCCAAAATTGACCCTGTTTTGTGGTCCAtagaccagatgacctccagaggtctcttccaacctaaatcaATCTATGTCTTcaattttctgagtttttcaATGTGCTTTAACATTTGGTTCCCTCAGCAATGGGCTAAACACATCACTGTCAGTTCTGTAAAGAAGCACACAAACTTTACCAATCCAGTAAAAGTTTGGGATCCCTTCActatcttcttttaaaacttgGGAAAACTAAAGCCCAAATAACCAAGTGATTGCCTCCTGTCTGCAagctaaaattttaaaaaattaactagAACTGTCAGGCTGCTATATTCCTTGAAGTCAAACAGCATTTACAAATCTAGTGACCAACTAGTTTTGTATATGGGTACATAAATGTTACAGCATCACAGGTGACACTGAGAAAACTAGTGACAGCAAAACTGTATTACAAACCAAATTCTCTACCAACAGTCTAACTGACATTGATATATCAGTAGGAGAATTTGCTCTTAGGTTTTTGTCATTCAGCCTCTAAACACCGCTAACAGACAAGATGCAGGACCACTGCAGAGCTGTAGAATTATAGAAAGTAAGGCTGGAAGGGAGTCTGGGGGACTATTTAACCCAATTCCCTCTCCAAGGCATGTTCAGTCATTTCTACATCATTCTTAATAGATTTCTGGTGAAACTATTCTTTTGGATCTCTAatgatggagattccacagTAGTTTCAGACAGTCTATTTCAATGTTTCACTACCATTAGActattgttttcttaatttcatctGCTGATACTTAAGACCGCTATTTCTGTCCTGTAAACTATGGACATGAAGAACAgtcatctcttcctcttcccaggaaccactttttatttaaagaatactAAGTATGTCTGACCAATAAAGTTGGAGATATGAAAACACAAAACGAGTCATACAGACTTGTATACTTTACTAAACTGAGAAAGGGTCTgacaaaattctgcattttccaACTTTTCTCcaatccaaaatgaaaataaatcttgaaaacataaaatttcaTTCCAAATGGACATTCAAGTTCCTACCTACCCCTATTACACATAGTGTAACAAAGACACAATCCTAAATAATAAAATCCCCACGCAAGTCGAAAAATGATGCATAACTATTCCCTTGACCATCTAAATGCATAACAGAATGACGAGCTACACTTTGCATGCATGTCAACTCTGCTGTATTGTACATTTCCAGTATGACACTGACCATGACACAACTACAGTAAGAGCCTAACAGATATATCCTGATAAAGAAACTCTGTAATATTCAAAGGTAGGAAGAAGACAAATAAGCCTAACTATAGTACAGCAGACATTTGTTGAGTTTCTGCATAAAGTGAGAAAATAGATATTAGAGAATGCATAAGTGAAgtttgaaataaaggaaatttgagttcctccctttctcctctgtaCAAATTTATACCCCACCAATAACATGAGGAAACAAAAGGTATCTGCTAGTATCAGAAAGATCTGAATCTGTCTTATTACAAAGCCTATGTGACAGTAACTGGGTCACTGATTAGTAACAATGATGAGCCGTGCTCCCTAACACTAAATTCATCTTCTGCTAGCAACACATTCATATTTGCTTGAAATTTCACATCCTGCCATTGAAGCAAATAGGCATTAACTTCCCAAAGAGGCATGAGCATTAAGGTGACTGTATTGGGGACTGCTACTccagctaaaaatgaaaaatggacagccctgaggaaaaaattaatcctAACTCATTCTCAAAGCTGTAAAAACTACAACAGATACTGACGCAGCTTCAACTACTACTGATACAGATAAAATGCAAGCTTAGAGATGCTGAGGAGAATATTCTAAATCTGTGGTTATTATCAGCTTGCCATGGAAATACCCTCCTGGCTTGGGTCAGAGGGAGATGCAGAAAGCAGATACGCTTCCAGCTTATTTCTTGGGAATGCCATCTACTGGTGGAAAAGAAGATATTGAGCAAATGCATCCAAATGCCAGAAACGCTGGTTTCCTGGGACTTCAGTATCACTCTGGCTAGAAATACTGCTGCAGATTAGCAAGATTATATATCTGGACATTATAAGTGCAAATGAAAGAGGTGACAGGCCAGGAGGAAAAGGAACTTTTCCAAGGATTAAGGAAGAAGGAATTGAGAATGAGAAATAAGCCACAGTCTGGGTACCTCTGATTTTTGCAATGTTCTCATCACCAATACATTGTTAAGAGATACTTTGTAGAAGTCTGTCCAGTTCTCAGTGAGTGAAGCCAAAAAACATTCAGTCCCCTGTAATGTACTTGCAGCCAAGAGACAAAATTGTGATGATATCCTTTGATGCTGGCAACATAAGTGAAACCGCCCAAGTGAAATACTGATGCATCAAGTAGCCAGGATGGGAAGGATACGAATGCCAAATACGTTGCATTGCTGAACGGGTAATACAGGGTAGTAGTAATAATAGGTGAAACTGCTGTATCCAGaaggagcaaaaggaaataaaactatttgtAGTGCCTAGAATATATTTCGTTATGATGCTTCTCGATGCTAATATAATTTTGGTGTAACTTTAAGGCAATTGCCTATGGGATAACCATTTCTTATTGCAGTCTAATTATCCAAGTCTATTAGTTAAATCATATTTCAAATCTCTCATGTATATTCATCAAAATCACGAGTCTTACTTAATGACAAATGGttattaaaacaataaagcTAGACATAAAGGGGATCTCAGGCTCATGGTATTTGGATGAATTCATATAGAGTGTGACATGGCAATCGTGACGTCACCTGAAGTGCAGAATGCAGTGCAGAACCGAATCATCCTGGCCTGGCCCCTATTACCTCCCTGATACTGCATTCTTGTTTACATGTAAGCACAACAGGACTTCATTAAGCAGCAAATCACACTTGGAGTGGATGGAAACCAGTTTATTGATGTCTAAACAGGTAACAATGCGGCTCATCAAGAACTGAGGGGATAGCAGTCTGCTTTCTTTGTGCTATTATGGAAGCAGTACATCACCTTTGAGCTCTAGCTGTGCCTTTACAAGTGCCTTAAAACTAGGCCGGGATAACTATAGCCAGCTGTTGGTACTGATACCTACACCAAACCTTGCTATCCCACAAGGCTGTTTATGCATAGGACTGAATTCTACTGAATGTTTCtttagtgaagaaaataaaatgcgTAATCAGTAAATGGCAGGTAACACTGTGTACTCTGAAGTAGATGCCTTTGCACTGGCACAGGTCAAACAGGTGTTTTTTCTCTACATAtgtgggaaaaagaagagttattttaaaatatgaattgcATCATACACATGGAGACATCTACAgaacattaaacaaaaagaagggaatCAGTATGCAAGCAAAACCCTGACTGGCAAAGGGCATAAGGTTAACAGGAAATGACCAAAGCAGAATTCAGTTTTCCCCATTCATTTCACTAGGATCAGCTCTGTCTGACAGCAGAATTTGATTTATCGGTTGATAAAGCCACGTATACATTCTCTCAGACAGTCTAAaaatcatttctcttttcctggcCAAGGAAGCTTTTTCTCTGTCAAATACCAATCACTCATGGTGAGAGAACAGTTGACAACAACCTATACATATTAAATGGGGCTATTAGCAGGTAAATATTTTGTCAGGAATTTGCAAAACTACTAATGAATAGTTTCCTTTACGTAAGTGAAGGTTCCAGCTATGGTATGCTTTCACACACTTCACTGAAATGGACAACAATTGCCCTTCAGTTCGCTAGGGAGCAAAGCTTAAGTAAACCTTTGGTACCAGACAGCTTGTGGCATACCGAGAAAGAGTTATCCTGCATGTGAAATCCTAGGACTAAAACaaagtatctttaaaagaaacaagcagaggaagaaacattATGTACAGTATGTTATTTGGTAAAAGACACAATGATTTAGCTTTGAGTTCAGATTCAGGCAGAGATCCAATGTAAGCGTGCTTACTACCTTACTTAATTGTACTTCAAAGAAGATATTAGCTGAGAAGGTCTTCTGCATCTTCTGAACCAATAGGCTACACAGCCAGCTGGAGTCTACCCCCTCCCTGTGTCATTGCCCAAATCTATTTGGAAGCTGAATTTGGCCTGTTCTGGGAAAAGTGTCATCTGTCTGCGGTGTGGGAAAAccattctgtttttctgccatTTCCGTAGATATACTCACCCACATACACTAGAGTCATGGGAAACTGCATGATTCAGACAGCgctctatttaaaaaatcagtgaagGAAGTCTTAcggaaaagaaaacaattatcaccaaaaaaatcacaggaaacaaaaattaaaatttaagaacACGTCAGTATTGATATGCCTTGGAAAAcgttacatttttcattattttcttggGCTACTGTCATTCCTCTTTACCAGTTCTAATCAATTATGTCTCTTGCTCCAAGGATTAGATAAAGATCAGGAACAAAATAAGTTCTCAGAAGTCTACAAGTCAGTCTTACACAAAGATATCTTATAAAGAGTTCTTCATCTACTTTTACTTCATTCTGCCAGGATCCACTAATCAGTGTTCTCCCTCCAGGACAGACTGCTTGGACAATGGAGCCGATGAGGTATagctctcttctctttcctgtgctcgtttcaagatttttttttcccagtgtgtgcatatatgtacaCCACCATAACATATATTTTGAAGTAAAGTGAAGCTCTTCTCCCAAGAATTAatgttcttaaaagaaaatcaacatagctcagtaaaaaaacccagtaactCATgggacatgaaaaaaatcctttttcagggaaaaagaaaatgcttgaaGTCTGGATTTGTAAAACCTGCTGTTCTGAGAGTGCTGGCCACCTAGTGCACACTTGAATTTGCTGTCTGCAAGGGTCTCTGGACAGCACTAGTAGTCTTCAACAATAAGTCCCCAAAGTGCAGCTACAGACTGATGGTTCATGCTTTTAGGAACAGAATTTTGTTAAGAGTTGCAGTCATCATGCCTTGCCAAAGCAGCAGTAATAAAGGAGCATCAGAAGACAGTAAAGGTGGTTATTATGGGACTTACTGAGAATCTCAAAATCTGCCAGGAGGTAATATGCTACAAAAGCTACTTCAAATACAGTACACAAGCGTACATGCTGCAAACTCACTGAGCTGCTGTAAAATTACCTTACATTAGAGGAGTTAAAGAATATAGTAATTATTCgtgaaagaataaatgaattCTCCCATGTTTTCCTGGTGattgagatatttttttttcttctttgtgtctCTTAGCTGCCTCTGTTACCTTTTATATTCCACAGCACAATCAGATAGCAGTAATTATCAACAAGCTTGATCCTGCCCAAACTGAAGTGAATGAAAAACTGCCAACTGGGCTCAAAGGGAAGTGAAAATGAGTCCCCAAattagggaaaaataataatcactGTGGTAATAAGCTAAGGCATCAGTGTTCCTGTCACTTTTGCTTTGTGTGGCTTTACTTACTTGCTTTAGAGAGATAATGATATGGGGGCATgtaaaaagagtattttgctCATACACGTTAGacatgcagctgctgtttctgtctcTGGACTGACATAAATAGAGAGGCTGTATCATAAGCAGTGTAAATTGCAAAATCTCCTCTGTGGAGCTACTGATTTATAGGGATTACCTGGCCTGGAATTTGTACTTCCAACATTGACAAAGGCTTGATGCTTCCCTCTGGGGAAAAGACCAGTCCACCATTACCCTGAGAATACATGCTCAACCTCAGACAAATAATAGCCaagttattaagctgttcttgCTTGTCTTACCTGATGTCCATGTGAATAGCTCTCTCTTTAGAAAGCTGCTGTAACTGCTTATAAATTTGTTATTTCAAACTGCAGATTTATACAAAGCTTTTATAAAAGAGGAGTTTACCACATGTGAAACATTGGCTAAATTAAGTGAAGATTATGTGCATCCAATGATTGTTTTTGAgcaagttctgttttcttttaatgacaAAGGGGCCATACCCAAGGCAGCAAGTCCCAAACTGCTTACAGTCTCTAGGAAGCTCTCATGGAAGGCAAAGCTCGTCAATGGCCACATATTTTAAGGCACATGATGATCCAGTGGGCCAAATCATGACAGTAGAGGTAGGCCGCATTTCCTCTCTTAAATTACCCTTCAGTTTTGACAGACTTCTGCAGCTCATTCAGGGGTCACTCTGTCccattcctcctccccagcatcAGGTCAGCCATCTTGCCAGAAGCTGAAAGAAGTCTCAGcccttccctggctgctcaCGTGTTTGGTTTCTGGAACAGATCTGCCTTCTGTGATAAAACTGGCTCTCCGACATCATCGTCACAACgctctttaaaatactgtctaaATCCACTGCCAGTTTTGGAAAGAGAGGTTTCAGAAATACTGCGTTCCTGCAAGTTTTGTGAAAACGAGCAGCCAGGCACAGCAGTGAGACCTTCGTAGTGCTCCCACAGATGGAAAGGCTGAGGTGGCTGCAGCCTCGTCCACCCCACGAGACTGCAGGCAGCGAGCTCACTCAGAAGCACAAGATGGCCGTCCAGCGCACCGCCACGCCGCTAGCTCTGCCGGGCCAGCCAAACGCACATGTGAAGGCGGCAGAAAGTCTACTAGTCATGGCAGAAAGCAACCATCATTTGAGGACCCTATGGGCCATAGAAAAGAGCTGCAGATATGGTGTAGGGCGTGAGCCATAAAAACACGGCAGGCAACTGAGACCACCCCACCAGCGACAGCACATGAGGAGGAAACGGGGAGAGCCGTTGACAGCAGGCGGGAGGCCGTTGGGAAGCCGTTGGAGAGCCGTTATGAGGGCGGGCGGTCTTTGGAAGCGTTACTTCACGGCGCTTCACAGAACGGGCTCGTGAGGGAGCCAGCCTGCGGGCAGCGGGAACGGGGCTCTCCCGCCCGCAGCCCTGACAGCGCTACGGTAGGACTCCGGAAAGTTCTGCCACACCGGCGCCGTCCCAGCAACGGGTCGCAGCGGGGCGGGCTGCGCGCAGCGCCGAGCCGCCCGTCAACTGCCCCACagcccgccgcgccgggcccctCCCTCCGCCCGGCGGGGGCtgtggcggggccggggcggtgcCAACAGCAGAGCGGGGCGAGCGCAGCGACCGAGCGCGGGGAGCGCCGCGGGCTCTCCGCCGGGAGCCATGGGCCAGGACTTGCCGTGGCTCAACCACTCCGGCAgcccgcgggcggcgggcaACGCCTGTGCGGCGGACGGGCAGCGCGGCGGGCCCTtcgccgccgccaccgccgcgcTGCTGGCGGCGCTCAtggggctgctggtgctggccACAGTGTTGGGCAATGCCCTGGTCATTCTGGCGTTCGTGGTAGACCGGAGCCTCCGCACGCAGGGCAACTTCTTCTTCCTCAACCTGGCCATCGCCGACCTCCTGGTGGGTGAGTTCCGGGGCGCCGGGAGGGGCGGAGGGTTGCGGTCCGCAGCGCTGCACGTGTCACCGCCGAGCTCTGTCTGCAGGCGGCTTCTGCATCCCTCTCTACATCCCCTACGTGCTGACGGGCGAGTGGAGACTCGGCAGGGGCTTGTGTAAGCTGTGGCTGGTGGCAGACTACCTGGTGTGCACCGCCTCCGTCTTCAACATCGTCCTTATCAGCTTCGACAGGTTCATCTCTGTCACCAAAGCGGTAAGGGCTGGGCAAGTGGTCCTGAGGGTGGTCTGCAGGGGCTCCAAGGCTGCCCTTTCAAGCAGGATGGTTTGCTTAGGTCACCTGGCTCTCAACCCCATTGCACCTCACTCAAACACCACAGGAGACGGGGTATCGAGGCAGTTCCCCTCAGTCCTGGAAATAGTTCTGGGAGTGATCAGCTTTGGCAGAAAAGACATTTGCATCTCACTTTTACATTGGAAGAGGTACTCTGCTTTAGAAACAGGCACAGTTTGTATATGCTGCTGTTCCAGCTAGAAGGGCAGAGGGAACAAGGTATACTTATTTCTTCCCCAGCCACACCTTGGATAAGCTTAAAAAGTACTACCCAGCTGAAAGAGACCATCTCCCTCAGAACTTGGCAGTGCACCTGTTGACAACTGATAGCCCAAGCCAGCCTAGCTgcatcccagctgcagcacGAGGCAGAGACAGATCTCCTAGCAATGGGTACCAAACTCTCAGGGAGAATTAGATGTATACAGCTATGTATGGTTCAAAAGTGGCCCAATATAAATTAACATCTTTCAAGGGATGCAAATGCTATTTCCATGTAACAGCCACAGAAATAGCTAGTCTTGCCTCAGTCACGCAGCATGTTGGTTATCGAAAAAGGAGTAGACTAGACTTTGCAAAATCAAAAGCTAACTTCATTTTCACCTAGACCATACTGCCTCGAAGTATTTTGGATGGTGccaaaataacacattttacCTGCTAATAGGTTTCACTCTTCTACACACACATCTTGGTTATTCTTCAGCCCCCTGTTCCACCCACATTTCCTTAAAAGGTTAATTTAGCTTCATTCCTCATTCTAAACCACACTAAGAGGCAATGATACTTTTTAGGCAAACAGTACAAAGAGGCTGCAAGATCACTTTACCAGTTTATATGCAACTTAGTGTTTTACCAACTTCTTTTTGAAGAGGGAGAAATGAACAGATTAATTCTTAAACAGTGAACACTTacaattcctttattttctatGTTCTGAATTAGCcatgaattttgctttcataagCCAAACTCTCATGACTATACACATAGTATAAATATATAGACTGGAtggtttcagaaacagaaagggaaaccggtcataataaatcagaaaaatcagccacttcaaaatacttcaaattaaTCCTCCATAATAAAACCCTCCCCAAGCAGGAGTACAGAAGCTGCCTGTTGGGTTACGGCAGTATAAGAACATATGAACAGGAATATATGAAGTTCTAAATTAGTCTCCATCTCAATGAACACTGTAATCTTCCCACAAGACTGCTCTTGAAATCATTAGCAGCTTTGTCAAGGATTGCAAAACCAGACCTGATTCAGGCAAACTCAGGATTCCTTAGTTGTGCGGGTATTCTACCAGAACAGCATTGGCTTTGGAGACCAAGATCCACGGACTGGGGCAGTAAACATGAATCCTATACAGAATTCAAGCTTGAGAACTTCATATTCCAAAACACTGTGGCCACTGTAGAGATGTGAAGATTGTACTCCAATTCACTATATGAATATTGTCCACTACACCAGGGAATTAGAACATTGAGAAGTAGAAGATCTTGATTTTAAGATTCTACTGAATTCTATTGCCAATACAGTTTACTGACTCAGTATTACTGACATACTTACTGGTTTTTTTGCACTTTAGCTTCTCTATTTTCTAAATAAGGGAAATTACTCTTCCtgtaaagcactttgcagaCCACAACACTCCATCTATACATCTTAATTGCAGATAAGAGTTCTGCAAGTACttaataaaagaatgaaattaaggATATcaaacagaagtaaaagctGTTACCCATTAaatttttgtgtggttttcacattaaggaaaaaaaaaaaaaaggctatctcaacaaagcagaaaaaagaacttGCATGGGTGTTCTATGAATTCAGAtccttttatgtattttaaattaaatgatttaaaaattctAAGTAAGTGAATTTTGAAGGGCCATGTTTTTAGATATGCTATAAACTGGTGTCACAGCTAATGCAGTTGAATATGTAAGCAACTGGTGACAACCAATTCTAAGAATAGCAGTGGttatttgctttggaaaagccTTGGTTTTCTAGCTTTTAAGATCCCATGCACGTTCTCAGAGCATATCCTGTCACCTTGATAATGTTTGTTGGAATGGATAtttcagaaatagcttttctgtGGTACCGGTAAGCTTGGTATAACCCCCGTCCCTAAACCAATATATTATCAACCCTCACAAGTGACAGAGAGGGCCATATTCCAAGGTAGTCATGTAACTGAGATACTAGTAATGTATGTGActtatcttttctctctctcaggtCAGTTACAGGGCTCGGAAAGGGATGACCAGAAATGCAATATTGAAGATGATCACTGTATggattgctgcttttcttctctatggTCCAGCCATTCTCAGTTGGGAGCACATTGCCCAAAAGAGCATCCTCCCTGAACGAGAATGTCATGCAGAATTCTTCTACAACTGGTATTTCCTAATGATTGCCTCTACTATTGAATTCTTTACACCTTTCATCACTGTTACATACTTTAACTTAAGTATTTACCTCAACATCAGGAAACGCACATCcctcagaaatgaaaacctATCACCTGGTCAAGATGACTGTGAAATGAGtttccagggggaaaaaagggaacacactgtattttttgtaaaaCCTGCTAACAGACACAAACATGAGAAGAGAGCAAGCAGCCTTTCTCCCCCAGAAAAGGC contains:
- the LOC127021299 gene encoding histamine H3 receptor-like, with protein sequence MGQDLPWLNHSGSPRAAGNACAADGQRGGPFAAATAALLAALMGLLVLATVLGNALVILAFVVDRSLRTQGNFFFLNLAIADLLVGGFCIPLYIPYVLTGEWRLGRGLCKLWLVADYLVCTASVFNIVLISFDRFISVTKAVSYRARKGMTRNAILKMITVWIAAFLLYGPAILSWEHIAQKSILPERECHAEFFYNWYFLMIASTIEFFTPFITVTYFNLSIYLNIRKRTSLRNENLSPGQDDCEMSFQGEKREHTVFFVKPANRHKHEKRASSLSPPEKASRLSLHKLDNQSLNFNISQDLPPLQVEVKTKPHRNGFYKTTESVCNATSRVDIANTMANRFRLSRDKRVAKSLAIIVCVFGLCWAPYTLLMIIRAACHGHCVQYSLYETSFWLLWVNSAINPVLYPLCHMSFRKAFIKLLCPRKAKIHPHIFM